From Astyanax mexicanus isolate ESR-SI-001 chromosome 13, AstMex3_surface, whole genome shotgun sequence, the proteins below share one genomic window:
- the rprd1b gene encoding regulation of nuclear pre-mRNA domain-containing protein 1B isoform X2 gives MSSFSESALEKKLSELSNSQQSVQTLSLWIIHHRKHASPIVRVWHRELKKAKSSRKLTFLYLANDVIQNSKKKGPEFTRDFEGVLVDACSHVARETDDGCKKHMERLLNIWQERNLYRADFIQQLKLAIEDSNSPRQKTPDDRKGTKRSFQKVQEEEEEEDDDDDDYRAHYSPRETDTNGPQLTEELVKALQDLENAASGDAAVRQKIASLPQEVQDVSLLEKITDKDAADKLSKTVDEACLLLAEYNGRLAAELEDRRQLARMLTEYIHSQKEALGEREKKLEEYKQKLARVTQVRKELKSHIQSLPDLSLLPSVTGGLAPLPSAGDLFSTD, from the exons ATGTCGTCCTTCTCTGAGTCTGCTCTGGAGAAGAAGCTGTCTGAGCTGAGCAACTCTCAGCAGAGTGTCCAGACTCTTTCCCTGTGGATTATTCACCACCGCAAACACGCATCCCCCATTGTGAGGGTTTGGCACAGAGAGCTAAAGAAAG CCAAAAGCAGCCGGAAGCTGACCTTTCTGTACCTCGCCAATGATGTGATTCAGAACAGTAAAAAGAAGGGACCTGAGTTCACACGGGACTTTGAGGGAGTTCTCGTAGATGCGTGCTCACATGTAGCAAG agaGACAGATGACGGCTGTAAGAAGCACATGGAGAGGCTGCTGAATATCTGGCAGGAGCGTAATCTATACCGCGCAGATTTCATCCAGCAGCTCAAACTGGCCATTGAAGACTCCAACAGCCCGAGACAAAAGACTCCAg ATGACAGGAAAGGCACAAAAAGAAGTTTCCAGAAAGTccaggaagaagaggaggaagaagatgatgatgatgacgattaTAGGGCTCACTATTCACCGCGTGAGACAGACACAAATGGTCCGCAGCTG ACTGAGGAGCTGGTGAAGGCCCTACAGGATCTGGAGAACGCCGCATCAGGAGACGCAGCCGTCCGCCAGAAAATAGCCTCACTCCCACAGGAAGTGCAGGACGTTTCCTTGCTGGAGAAGATCACAG ATAAAGATGCAGCAGATAAGCTGTCGAAGACGGTGGACGAGGCATGTCTGCTTCTGGCAGAGTATAACGGGCGTCTGGCTGCAGAGCTGGAGGACCGCAGGCAGCTAGCGCGCATGCTAACAGAGTACATCCACAGCCAGAAAGAGGcactcggagagagagagaaaaaactcgAG GAATACAAGCAGAAGCTGGCGCGAGTCACACAGGTGCGCAAGGAGCTAAAATCTCACATCCAGAGCCTGCCTGACCTTTCTCTACTGCCCAGCGTGACTGGAGGACTGGCCCCACTCCCATCTGCAGGAGACCTGTTCTCCACTGACTGA
- the rprd1b gene encoding regulation of nuclear pre-mRNA domain-containing protein 1B isoform X1, whose translation MSSFSESALEKKLSELSNSQQSVQTLSLWIIHHRKHASPIVRVWHRELKKAKSSRKLTFLYLANDVIQNSKKKGPEFTRDFEGVLVDACSHVARETDDGCKKHMERLLNIWQERNLYRADFIQQLKLAIEDSNSPRQKTPVDDRKGTKRSFQKVQEEEEEEDDDDDDYRAHYSPRETDTNGPQLTEELVKALQDLENAASGDAAVRQKIASLPQEVQDVSLLEKITDKDAADKLSKTVDEACLLLAEYNGRLAAELEDRRQLARMLTEYIHSQKEALGEREKKLEEYKQKLARVTQVRKELKSHIQSLPDLSLLPSVTGGLAPLPSAGDLFSTD comes from the exons ATGTCGTCCTTCTCTGAGTCTGCTCTGGAGAAGAAGCTGTCTGAGCTGAGCAACTCTCAGCAGAGTGTCCAGACTCTTTCCCTGTGGATTATTCACCACCGCAAACACGCATCCCCCATTGTGAGGGTTTGGCACAGAGAGCTAAAGAAAG CCAAAAGCAGCCGGAAGCTGACCTTTCTGTACCTCGCCAATGATGTGATTCAGAACAGTAAAAAGAAGGGACCTGAGTTCACACGGGACTTTGAGGGAGTTCTCGTAGATGCGTGCTCACATGTAGCAAG agaGACAGATGACGGCTGTAAGAAGCACATGGAGAGGCTGCTGAATATCTGGCAGGAGCGTAATCTATACCGCGCAGATTTCATCCAGCAGCTCAAACTGGCCATTGAAGACTCCAACAGCCCGAGACAAAAGACTCCAg TAGATGACAGGAAAGGCACAAAAAGAAGTTTCCAGAAAGTccaggaagaagaggaggaagaagatgatgatgatgacgattaTAGGGCTCACTATTCACCGCGTGAGACAGACACAAATGGTCCGCAGCTG ACTGAGGAGCTGGTGAAGGCCCTACAGGATCTGGAGAACGCCGCATCAGGAGACGCAGCCGTCCGCCAGAAAATAGCCTCACTCCCACAGGAAGTGCAGGACGTTTCCTTGCTGGAGAAGATCACAG ATAAAGATGCAGCAGATAAGCTGTCGAAGACGGTGGACGAGGCATGTCTGCTTCTGGCAGAGTATAACGGGCGTCTGGCTGCAGAGCTGGAGGACCGCAGGCAGCTAGCGCGCATGCTAACAGAGTACATCCACAGCCAGAAAGAGGcactcggagagagagagaaaaaactcgAG GAATACAAGCAGAAGCTGGCGCGAGTCACACAGGTGCGCAAGGAGCTAAAATCTCACATCCAGAGCCTGCCTGACCTTTCTCTACTGCCCAGCGTGACTGGAGGACTGGCCCCACTCCCATCTGCAGGAGACCTGTTCTCCACTGACTGA